DNA from Triticum aestivum cultivar Chinese Spring chromosome 7D, IWGSC CS RefSeq v2.1, whole genome shotgun sequence:
gattgcgcggtagtcgcttttattagggtgatctctcacttaaaaataTCAAGTagatagtgttctcccaagtgtagcaccgtcacggcacctatcttttcggggtgcgccgtgtcacacgggtacgaacgattagagaagtgtgaggcgggtgagttgagacctcgcggcgagatcacttggttgtcttgacgttcaggcatgaccgtcatgagctcggaacacacgcatcgaaagatggaCAAGAGTCACATagtgatgtgattggcaagttggcctaccggttaagattttcgtcatcagtggtgttacaccaatggcgaacaatcaagacacggatcttgaatcactcataatcaattttgagagatattgatttgagtgggagtgcatTTTAGAATAAAATGtttattcactagtgcaaatttcattataaacaaagtCTAAGTGAAACTTGTGTCTTCGTTGTAGATAAAATGGCTCGCAACACTGCGTTCAACTTAGGCCCGATGTTAGAGAAAGAGAAGTTAGCTACGACTGGaaacaactatgcggactgggtccgtaacctgaggattgtcctcaggagcgctaagaaattgtacgtgcttgaaactgctcttccagctAAACCGGCGGCAGATGCACCGGTAGATGAACAAAATGTCTGGGCCACTAAGGATGATGATCACAACTTAGTGCAGTGCCTCATGCTAGCTTGCATGAGTCCagggcttcaaaaacgttttgaattccataaagcccgtgatatgatccaggaattggatgctctgtacaaggaaaccgcaaagtctgaacgatatgatatcatgaaggctttgatggattgcaagatggctgagggtagttcagttggcgaacacgtggtcaaaatgattggctattctgaaaggcttaaagccctagaatttccacttccacctggccatatgatggACATGTTGCTTTCTTCACTCCCCCCGTCTTACGACGGTTTTGTCATGAACTACAACATGACAGGGATGGAGAAGACGCCGGAAGAAGTGCTCGCCATGCTGAAAACTACAGAAGGAGGACTGCGGAAAAATCGCAAGCAAGTGTTGCTTGTGAATAAAACCGCCAGTTTCAAAAAGAAGAAAGGCaagccaaagaagggcaagggcaccggtaagaccggctcccaaagcaactctaagggcggagccaagaatgaaactgagtgcttctactgcaagggcacaGGACACTGGAAGAGAAACTGCAAGAAGTATCTGGAAGATAAGAAGACCGGGAAAACCGGAAAAGTTATAATTGTTATACAAGTTAATGTCATTGACGTTTTGCTTGCTAGCGAAAACTCtaagtcttgggtatttgataccggatcagttgctcacatttgcaactcgatacagggacttcagaaggtgcgcaagctagcaaagaatgaagtcgtgatgcgcgtcgggaacggcgctgggatcgccgctcaagccgtcggcattatgcctctacgtctcccttctggatttatcttagaactaagtaactgttattttgttccactgttgtgtagaaacattatctccggatcatgtttggtacacgatgggtattcgtacaagtctgagaacaatggttgttcactttattgtaaggatatgttttatggatttgcacccattgttgggggccttttcatactaaatcttgaatgtggaaatgatgtctttaacatgaatgctaaacgccttaagaaggctgataccaccaccactttcatgtggcactgtcgccttggccACATCGGTAAGAAACGCATGCAAAGACTCCATAAAGATGGAGTTTTACCGtcccttgattttgaatcatttgacacatatGAAGCTTGCCTGatggggaaaatgaccaagacgccgttcacgggtcatcctgaacgggcgggtgaattattggaaataatacatagtgatgtatgtggtccaatgaacacagGCGCACGGGGTGGATATttttacttcgtgacttttactgatgatttgagtaggtatggctatatctacttaatgaagcataaatcggaaacctttgaaaagttcaaagaatttcagaatgaggtagaaaatcatcgtaacaaaaagattaagtttctgcggtctgatcgcagaggcgaatatcttagtcatgagtttggccaacatctgagtgatcgtggaatcgtttcacagcttacGCCTCCCGGAACTCCACAGAGAAATGGAGTATCGGAACGACGTAACcgaaccttgttggacatggtaaggtcaatgatgtctcttacaaatctTCCAATATCTTTTTGGGGTCACGCACTACTTACTGCTGCTCACACACTAAACaaagcaccgtctaaatctgttgagacgacgccacaTGAGATGTGGCACGGGAAGAAACCCGACCTGTCGTTTTTcaaaatttggggttgtgaagcttaTGTAAAGCGTTTACAGCCAAGCAAACTTGATCCCAGATCAGACAAatgttactttgtaggttatcccaaggagacagttgggtattctttctaCCACGCCtccgagaacaaagtgtttgttgcaaaACATGGAGtctttcttgagaaagagtttctcactaaagaagtgagtgggaggacagtacaACTCAATGAGATTAGTGAATCTTCGGCAACCGTTGATATGGCTAAGGAACCGGAAGAAATTCCGCTAATTATCCCTACAACCGAGCCGGAAGTTGTCGCATGTGATGCGGAGACTTCAGACAATGTTGTAACTGAACCGCGCAGATCAGGTAGGGCTATCCAGCCACCTGAGTGGTTTCATAACGAAATCTTCATTCTTGAAGACGATGAACCTGCGCACtacaaggaagcgatggcggggcccagctcaaaagaatggcacaaagccatgagatccgaaatggaatccatgtacgaaaaccaagtttggaacttggaagaacttccagaaggcgtaaagcccattggttgtaaatggattttcaaaagaaagacggacgcggatggtaacattactatccacaaagctagacttgtcgcgaaagggttcacacaagttccaggagtggactacgacgagactttctcgccagtagctatgcttaggtctgttcggatattgctagcaattgctgcttatttcgactatgaaatatggcagatggatgtcaaaacggctttcctaaatggaaacctcaaagaggatgtatacatgatacagccagaaggttttgtcattcatgaggatgctggaaaggtatgcaaacttcagaaagccatttatggtctgaagcaagcatcaaggagctggaacattcgttttgatgaagtggtcaaagagtttggcttcatcaggaatgacgaagaatcttgtgtttacaagaagtttagtgggagcgcaaaagcatttctaatcttgtatgtggatgacatattgttgattggaaatgacgtgaattttcttagcgaaataaaagactcattgaagaaaagtttttcaatgaaagacttaggcgaagcggcatatgtattaggcatcaggatctatagagatagatcaaaacgcctgatagcgcttagccaaagcacgtacattgacaaggtgttgaaaaggttcaacatGGAGAACTCCAAGAAAGGCCTACTCCCCATGTCACCTGGCACAGTGCTTTGCAAGAATCAGAGTCCTCGGACTCTGGATGAGCGAGTACAAATGAATGatgttccatatgcctcggcagttggttctattatgtatgccatgctatgtacaagaccagatgtttcctatgcgctaagtgttagcagccggtaccaaagtgatccagggttggaacactgggccgcagtcaagggtattcttaagtacctcagaaggaccaaggatttactccttgtgtacggaggtgatgaagagctcattgtaagtggttacactgatgcaggcttcatgactgacccagatgacttcaaatctcaatcaggctacgttttcatattgaacggcggcgcagttgattggaaaagttccaaacaaaagactgtggcggattctacgacggaggcggaatatgttgctgcttcagaagcctccaaggaggcggtatggatcaaacaatttcttgaagaccttggtgtggttcctagtgcccaggacccggtggagatctattgtgataatagtggcgccgtggctcaggcaagggagccaagttcgcaccataagacaagacatattcaacgcaaatataaactcattcgacatcatgtcgaagagggtttagtgaaagtacgcaaagttcacacggatctgaacgtgtcagacccgatgacaaagcctctaccacgagcaaaacatgagcagcaccggatagccattggtgttagggaagccatgtaactggattatgactctagtgcaagtgggagtctgtaggagatatgccctagaggcagtaataacagttattttgtatctccaagtttgtaatgaatgtttatgatccatgctataactgcaatgattctcgagtctacaatatccacgaggctcggagggaactcatatgcacgtgtggtataataaacggtaaaatatattcctagtcttgcctctaagactagctcaagtattgcatgatgatcctgtttcctgatcatgggcatgactatgccggcaattttgagggcacaagtttggtagaacgcttgtgttgaatcaacccggattgatgttgtgctatgagataccttcgtcacaagtttatggttaatatcattgagatagttaatgtttgcataattccttagaccatgagagtatcaagttccttcgtgcttgcttcgtgaactttggggtttgttaaacgtcatccgtaactgggtggctattacggcagctttcgggttcacggaaaagtataggaagtaacaagatagctcaagattgggatttgctcctccgacgatggagagatatactcgggccctctcggtgtaacggtatccatcatcgtctggccagacacattgtgatttgatcactgggatgccggaacacggaaacgagaaaagagaacaaaaccggtaacgaggtaacttgcatggtggacaaattgttcgtccatgggcatgcaataaatctcacctcgggtgtttgtgacatatcgcgaagcaacaggaatagctcactgcaactggaggttcactcgaatattcattcgtgtgggtataggggtcaatatgggtgtccacggctccgatgttgatcattgatcggaaggggttccaggtcatgtctatacttcaccgaacctatagggtcacacgcttaagggtcatctatctgctgaatactagacagggagtctgagagaaaatcaccgaaaaagtttcggacaccgaaaagtttcggacagcggaatcgtaccgcagagagaggtcatcggataagtttcgatgataccgaaaagttgtttcgggatacaccattaagtcaaattggtttcggcacatgcctgataattcttggaggatgccagaatcattctggaagctttttggaattttctgagataaaaaccggaaatgttccggagctgccggagccacttcagatgcgtttcgcagatgaaaatcactaaaaccggaattgtttcggaacgtgtTGAAAaacattttagtgggtactggaaatgttcttagcccacataaatattttcagttcgatcagacgctgaaaaatatcgtcgtgaatagtgaaaatcagctttatggttactttatggaaagccaccttttggggctttgctccaaaagatcttggggatgacatggatggataggacccattttttgggcccctcatgggggtgtggccggccacatggggtatcccccttggggacccttttgttcattggtttcacttctaggtccttgtggaaggacttcattcatgtgcattttgggtttttgtgtgaaactaccctaccccttgggatttcctataaatagaggtggaggggcagccctccacaatcat
Protein-coding regions in this window:
- the LOC123163722 gene encoding uncharacterized protein, whose translation is MKALMDCKMAEGSSVGEHVVKMIGYSERLKALEFPLPPGHMMDMLLSSLPPSYDGFVMNYNMTGMEKTPEEVLAMLKTTEGGLRKNRKQVLLVNKTASFKKKKGKPKKGKGTGKTGSQSNSKGGAKNETECFYCKGTGHWKRNCKKYLEDKKTGKTGKGTSEGAQASKE